A genomic region of Pseudomonas migulae contains the following coding sequences:
- a CDS encoding O-succinylhomoserine sulfhydrylase, translating into MSQDWDAGRLDSDLEGVAFDTLAVRAGQHRTPEGEHGDPMFFTSSYVFRTAADAAARFAGEVPGNVYSRYTNPTVRAFEERIAALESAEQAVATATGMAAIMAVVMSLCSAGDHVLVSRSVFGSTISLFEKYFKRFGIEVDYVPLADLSGWDAAIKANTKLLFVESPSNPLAELVDIAELSKIAHAKGAMLVVDNCFCTPALQQPLKMGADIVVHSATKFIDGQGRCMGGVVAGRSEQMKEVVGFLRTAGPTLSPFNAWIFLKGLETLSLRMKAHCANAQQLAEWLEQQDGIEKVHYAGLKSHPQHDLAQRQQKGFGAVVSFEVKGGKEGAWRFIDATRLISITANLGDSKTTITHPSTTSHGRLAPQEREAAGIRDSLIRIAVGLEDVADLQADLARGLAAL; encoded by the coding sequence ATGAGTCAGGATTGGGATGCCGGTCGGCTGGACAGCGACCTCGAAGGCGTAGCGTTCGATACCCTGGCCGTACGCGCCGGTCAGCACCGCACGCCGGAAGGCGAACACGGTGATCCGATGTTCTTCACTTCCAGCTACGTATTCCGTACCGCCGCCGACGCGGCTGCACGCTTTGCTGGCGAAGTGCCGGGCAACGTTTACTCGCGTTACACCAACCCGACCGTTCGCGCGTTCGAAGAGCGCATTGCCGCGCTGGAAAGCGCTGAGCAAGCGGTAGCTACGGCGACCGGCATGGCCGCGATCATGGCGGTGGTGATGAGCCTGTGCAGTGCTGGCGATCACGTACTGGTCTCGCGCAGCGTGTTTGGCTCGACCATCAGCCTGTTCGAGAAGTACTTCAAGCGTTTCGGCATCGAAGTCGACTACGTGCCTCTGGCGGACTTGTCCGGCTGGGATGCGGCAATCAAGGCCAACACCAAGTTACTGTTCGTCGAGTCGCCGTCCAATCCGCTGGCCGAGCTGGTGGATATCGCCGAATTGTCGAAAATCGCTCACGCCAAAGGCGCGATGCTGGTGGTCGACAACTGTTTCTGCACGCCTGCGTTGCAGCAGCCGCTGAAGATGGGCGCGGACATCGTCGTGCACTCGGCGACCAAGTTCATCGACGGCCAGGGCCGTTGCATGGGCGGCGTGGTGGCGGGGCGTAGCGAGCAGATGAAGGAAGTGGTCGGTTTCCTGCGCACTGCCGGACCAACCTTGAGCCCGTTCAATGCCTGGATTTTCCTCAAGGGCCTGGAAACGCTGAGCCTGCGCATGAAGGCGCACTGCGCCAATGCCCAGCAACTGGCCGAGTGGCTGGAGCAGCAGGACGGTATCGAGAAAGTCCATTACGCCGGCCTGAAAAGCCACCCGCAGCACGATTTGGCTCAGCGTCAGCAGAAAGGTTTCGGCGCCGTGGTGAGTTTCGAGGTCAAGGGCGGCAAAGAGGGCGCGTGGCGCTTTATCGATGCGACCCGGTTGATCTCGATCACTGCCAACCTCGGCGACAGCAAGACCACCATTACTCACCCGAGCACGACTTCTCACGGCCGTCTGGCGCCGCAGGAACGTGAAGCGGCGGGCATCCGTGACAGCCTGATCCGCATTGCGGTCGGTCTGGAAGACGTGGCCGACCTGCAGGCCGATCTGGCGCGCGGGTTGGCTGCCTTGTGA
- a CDS encoding SDR family oxidoreductase yields the protein MIELSIPITGSNGRVALVTGAARGIGLGIAAWLISEGWQVVLADLDRVRGSKVAKVLGENAWFIAMDVSNEGQVALGVAEVLGQFGRLDALVCNAAVADPHNITLESLDLAYWNRVLSVNLSGPMLLAKHCAPYLRAHSGAIVNLASTRAGQSEPDTEAYAASKGGLLALTHALAISLGPEIRVNAVSPGWIDARDPAVRRAEPLTEADHAQHPAGRVGTVEDVAAMVAWLLSKNAGFVTGQEFVVDGGMTKKMIYSE from the coding sequence GTGATCGAGTTGTCCATCCCGATTACCGGTTCCAATGGTCGCGTTGCACTGGTGACCGGTGCAGCGCGGGGCATTGGTCTGGGGATCGCCGCCTGGCTGATCAGTGAAGGCTGGCAGGTGGTGTTGGCGGACCTGGATCGGGTGCGTGGTTCGAAAGTGGCGAAGGTGCTGGGTGAGAACGCCTGGTTCATCGCCATGGACGTCTCGAACGAGGGACAGGTCGCGCTGGGCGTTGCCGAAGTGCTGGGGCAGTTCGGGCGTCTGGATGCGCTGGTGTGCAACGCGGCAGTGGCCGATCCGCACAACATCACCCTGGAAAGCCTTGATCTGGCTTACTGGAATCGGGTGCTGTCGGTGAATCTCAGCGGGCCGATGCTGTTGGCCAAGCACTGTGCGCCGTACCTGCGCGCTCACAGCGGTGCGATCGTCAACCTGGCCTCGACCCGCGCCGGGCAGTCGGAACCCGACACAGAGGCTTACGCGGCGAGCAAGGGCGGGCTGTTGGCCCTGACTCACGCATTGGCGATCAGCCTGGGGCCGGAAATTCGCGTCAATGCTGTCAGTCCGGGCTGGATCGATGCGCGAGACCCAGCAGTGCGGCGTGCCGAACCCCTCACCGAAGCTGACCATGCACAGCATCCGGCGGGCAGGGTAGGGACGGTTGAAGATGTGGCGGCAATGGTTGCCTGGTTGTTGTCGAAGAATGCGGGTTTCGTCACGGGCCAGGAGTTTGTGGTCGATGGCGGAATGACCAAGAAGATGATTTACAGCGAATAA
- a CDS encoding sigma-70 family RNA polymerase sigma factor, translated as MSDAAMPKEQTLHDLYRDHRGWLESWLRRRMGNGCDAADLSQDTFLRLLASSQRIADLKEPRAYLLTVGKRLLSNFYQRRSLEQAYLAALASMPEECAPSPEQRWLLLETLQALDELLDGLPRAVRRAFLWSQLEGLNYQQIAERLEVSERTIKRYMAQAYEHCLLVEL; from the coding sequence ATGAGTGATGCAGCGATGCCGAAGGAGCAAACCCTTCACGACCTGTACCGCGATCACCGTGGCTGGCTTGAAAGCTGGTTGAGAAGACGCATGGGCAACGGCTGTGATGCAGCGGACCTGAGCCAGGATACGTTCCTGCGTTTGCTTGCCAGCTCCCAGCGGATCGCCGACCTGAAAGAACCCCGTGCCTATCTGCTGACCGTGGGCAAACGCCTGCTGAGCAATTTCTACCAGCGTCGCAGTCTGGAGCAGGCCTATCTGGCCGCGTTGGCATCGATGCCCGAAGAGTGCGCGCCATCACCCGAGCAGCGCTGGCTGCTGCTGGAAACCCTGCAGGCGCTGGATGAACTGCTCGATGGACTGCCGAGGGCGGTGCGACGGGCGTTTCTCTGGAGTCAGCTCGAAGGCTTGAATTACCAGCAAATCGCCGAGCGCCTGGAGGTGTCCGAGCGCACGATCAAACGCTACATGGCGCAAGCCTACGAGCATTGCCTGTTGGTCGAACTGTGA
- a CDS encoding FecR domain-containing protein → MNSQTSDPRQAVRAAAQWLALLESGGANEQDRANLQRWRDTSATHEQAWQKAQALRQRFADLPPGLALSSLDRPDPGRRVVLKRALGAVALVPTAWLISRQLPLDVWRADLHTATGERKKVQLADGSSLQLNTASAVDVDLQSRRVKLIEGELSLKVSGTAPLTIQTKFGNVIVSQSEVCVRQHAQGCRVSVFNGSVQLQPLHGPTLAVRGGQQVSLQAVGAGAITPFDALAPGWREGVLMAKNQPLGDFLRELGTYRPGVLRWEPELETLRVTGSFLLDDTDRVLALLAASLPLEVHSRTRYWVTLLPRKNSV, encoded by the coding sequence GTGAACAGTCAAACGTCCGATCCCCGGCAGGCGGTCCGTGCTGCGGCGCAGTGGCTTGCGCTGCTGGAATCGGGCGGTGCCAATGAGCAGGACCGAGCGAATTTGCAGCGTTGGCGTGATACCAGTGCCACTCACGAGCAGGCCTGGCAGAAGGCGCAAGCCTTGCGTCAGCGTTTCGCCGATCTGCCTCCGGGGCTGGCGCTGAGCAGTCTGGATCGTCCTGATCCGGGGCGGCGTGTGGTGCTCAAGCGGGCATTGGGCGCCGTGGCGTTGGTGCCGACGGCCTGGCTGATCAGCCGACAGTTGCCCCTGGATGTCTGGCGTGCCGACCTGCACACCGCCACAGGCGAGCGCAAAAAAGTGCAGCTCGCCGATGGCAGTTCCTTGCAACTCAACACCGCCAGCGCCGTCGATGTGGATTTGCAAAGTCGCCGCGTGAAGTTGATCGAGGGCGAACTGTCGCTGAAGGTGTCGGGTACTGCGCCGCTGACGATCCAGACGAAGTTCGGCAATGTCATCGTCAGTCAAAGCGAAGTCTGCGTTCGCCAGCACGCACAAGGCTGTCGAGTGTCGGTGTTCAACGGTTCCGTGCAGTTGCAGCCCTTGCACGGGCCGACCCTGGCCGTGCGCGGCGGTCAGCAGGTCAGCCTGCAAGCGGTGGGTGCCGGAGCGATCACGCCATTCGATGCGCTGGCTCCCGGATGGCGTGAAGGTGTGTTGATGGCGAAAAACCAGCCGTTGGGCGATTTCCTCCGCGAGCTTGGCACCTACCGTCCCGGCGTTCTGCGCTGGGAACCGGAGCTGGAAACACTGCGCGTCACCGGCAGTTTCCTGCTGGACGACACTGACCGCGTCCTCGCGCTGCTCGCGGCCAGCCTGCCGCTGGAGGTGCATTCCCGAACCCGTTATTGGGTCACGTTGCTGCCGCGCAAAAATAGTGTGTGA